In one window of Nicotiana tabacum cultivar K326 chromosome 12, ASM71507v2, whole genome shotgun sequence DNA:
- the LOC142167267 gene encoding uncharacterized protein LOC142167267, translating into MTRDCLHLPEEVATLLKNGHLRKFLMDRAKNSYGRNMYIAEPSKLAAGSPRMTINMIFGGDKVNWVTFLAAKKTNISVTHGKRIREVSEDDITFTEEDADGLLLPHNDVFVISLNVLGFKIKHVLVDPGSSANIIQQRDLKQAKLTGNIIPVTKLLAGFNLTSVTTRGEILLPTHAEGVTKTTLFEMIRGDQPAAREMNTVTISSSKGKETSK; encoded by the exons ATGACTAGGGACTGCCTACATCTTCCTGAAGAGGTGGCGACGTtgttgaagaatggtcacctcaggAAATTTTTAATGGACCGCGCCAAAAACAGCTATGGAAGAAACATGTACATTGCAGAACCATCAAAACTGGCAGCAGGGTCACCTAGGATgacaatcaacatgatcttcggaggAGACAAAGTCAATTGGGTAACATTTCTGGCAGCAAAGAAGACGAATATATCGGTGACTCATGGAAAGAGGATCCGAGAAGTCTCAGAAGATGACATCACCTTCACAGAGGAAGATGCTGATGGACTTCTTCTACCGCACAATGATGTTTTTGTAATTTCTCTCAATGTTTTAGGTTTCAAAATTAAGCATGTTTTGgttgatccaggaagttcagcCAACATCATACAACAGAGAGATCTAAAGCAAGCTAAGTTAACCGGGAACATCATTCCGGTGACAAAGCTTCTAGCTGGATTCAATCTAacaagtgtgacaacccgaggagaaaTTTTGCTGCCCACACATGCTGAAGGTGTAACAAAGACCACCCTATTCGAAATG ATTAGAGGAGATCAACCGGCTGCTAGGGAGATGAACACAGTAACCATTTCTAGCAGTAAGGGCAAGGAAACCAGCAAATAG